The genomic window GCTCAACAGCTACTCGGGCTGGGCGGCCGCGGCGGCGGGGTTCCTCCTGAACAACGACCTGCTGATCGTCACGGGGGCGCTGGTGGGGTCGTCGGGTGCCTACCTGTCGTACATCATGTGCAAGGCGATGAACCGGTCGTTCCTGTCGGTGATCGCAGGCGGCTTCGGCATCGAGGTGCCCGTCGCGGGAGAGGTGGACCACGGCGAGTACCGCGAAGTGGATGCCGCGACGGTGGCGGACATGCTGCGCGAGGCGTCGTCGGTCGTGATCACGCCCGGATACGGCATGGCCGTCGCGCAGGCGCAGTACCCGGTGGCCGACCTCGCCCGGCGACTGCGCGAACGCGGCGTGGACGTGCGCTTCGGCATCCACCCGGTCGCGGGGCGGCTGCCCGGGCACATGAACGTGCTGCTGGCCGAGGCGAAGGTGCCGTACGACATCGTGCTGGAGATGGACGAGATCAACGACGATTTCGCCGCGACCTCGGTGGTGCTGGTGATCGGGGCGAACGACACGGTGAACCCTTCCGCGGCGGAGGACCCGTCGTCGCCGATCGCGGGGATGCCGGTGCTGCGGGTGTGGGAGGCGGAGAACGTGATCGTGTTCAAGCGGTCGATGGCCGCCGGGTACGCCGGCGTGCAGAATCCGCTGTTCTATCGCGAGAACACCCAGATGCTCTTCGGCGACGCGAAGGAGCGGGTCGAGGACATCCTCCGCGCCGCCGAGTGAGTACTCGGGGTCGGGGTGCCGAGTGAGTATTCGCGGGGCCGAGTGAGTTCTCGCGGGGGCGAGTGAGTATTCGCGGGGCCGAGTGAGTATTCGCGGGGCCGAGTGAGTACTCGCGGCGCCGAGTGAGTATTCGCGCGTGCAGCTACGCCTCGTCGCGCCAGGAGTGCTGCGGCTCGTAACCGAGCAGCTGGCGTGCTTTCTCTGTGGAGAACAGGCTCGCGTGCGGCGGCAGTTCCCCGCGCACCGGCACATCCGGAAAGACCTCCGCGACCAGCTCCGCGGCCGGACGCGACATGACGGTGTCCGCCGCCGCGATGAGGAAGCGGTCGAACCCGGCGGGCGCCACTTCGAGCGCCCGGAGCACCGCCTGAGCGCCGTCGCGTGCGTCGATGTAGGACCAGAGGTTCCACTTGCGCAGCGTGGCATCCGCGTCGAAAGAGGGGAACTCCGCGTAATCCGCGGGATCCATGACGTTGGAGAAGCGCAGCGCCGTAATCGAGAGCGCAGGATGCCACCGCACGAGCTCGATCGCCAGCTGCTCCTCGAGGTGCTTGACGAGCGAGTACACCGACTCCGGCCGGGCGGGATAGTCCTCGTCGACCGGGATGTACGGCGGCGGCACGTCGAACGGCAGCCCTTGCACCGTCTCGCTCGAGGCGTAGACGATCTTCTGGACGCCCAGGCGCACCGCAGCCCAGAACACGTTGAACGTCGCGGCGATGTTGTTGTGGAAGGTCGCGACGTCGCTGGTGATCCCTGGTGCCGGGATCGCCGCGAGGTGAACCAGCGCGTCGACGCCGTCGTGCTGATCGTTCACGCCGGCGATGGCGTCGATCACCTGCCCGAAGTCCGTGAGGTCGACCCGCACGAAGCCCGGGCCGCGTTCCCCGACCATGTCGAGGCCGATCACGGTGTGCCCGGCATCCCGGAGGACGCGGACGACGGTACGACCCAGTTTTCCGGAGGCTCCGGTGACGGCGATGCGCATGGGATCACCCTGCCACGCCTCGTGTGCGTGCGGGCCGAATACTCACTCGGCGACGCGAATACTCACTCGGCGACGCGAATACTCACTCGGCGGCGCGAATACTCACTCGACGGCGCGAATACTCACTCGACGGCGAAAGTAGGCTGGGTGACATGCGGCTTGCCACCTGGAACGTCAACTCCATCCGCGCGCGCGTCGTGCGCACCGTCGACTTCGCGGTCCGCGAGGGCATCGATGTACTGGCGATGCAGGAGATCAAGTGCAAGCCCGAGCAGTTCCCCTACGAGGCCTTCGAGGATGCCGGTTATCACGTCGTCGCCCACGGGCTCAACCAGTGGAACGGCGTCGCGATTGCGAGCCGTGAGCCGATCGAAGATGTCCAGACCTCCTTCCCGGGCATGCCCGGTTTCGCCAAGGGGCATGAGGGCCCCGATGCCCCACTCGAGGCCCGCGCCCTCGGCGCCACGATCGGCGGCATCCGAGTCTGGAGCCTCTACGTCCCCAACGGCCGCTCCCTCGACGACCCGCACTACGTCTACAAGCTCGACTGGCTCGGCGCCCTCGCCCAGCACGCGCGGGATTCCCTCGCGGAGAACCCCGATCTCGCCCTCGCAATGGTCGGTGACTTCAACATCGCTCCGACGGATGCCGACAACGGCGACCCCGCGGTCGTCGAGGGGATCTCGACACACGTCTCGGCGCCTGAGCGCGCGGCGTTCCACGCCATCGAAGAAGCCGGCATGATCGACGTCGTACGCCCGCTTGTTCCGACCGGATTCACCTACTGGGATTACAAGCAGCTGCGCTTCCCCCGTAACCAGGGCATGCGCATCGACTTCATCCTCGGTTCCCACGCCTTCGCCGACCGGGTCACCGGGGCGTCCATCCACCGCGACGAGCGCAAGGGCGAGATCCCCAGCGATCACGTGCCTGTCGTCGTCGATCTCGACGTGACCTCCCCCGAGGACGACGACGACCGCCCGATGATCTTCGGCTGACGCGCCAGCGCGAATACTCACTCGACAACGCGAATACTCACTCGGCAGCGCGAATACTCACTCGGCAGCGCGAATACTCACTCGACAACGCGAATACTCACTCGGCAGCGGGTGTCAGCCCATGTCGGCGGTCGTCACCGCGGGGCCGGGGCCATAACGCAGCAGGAGAGCGCCGGCGGGGCCCGCGATCGGCTCCTCCAGCAACGTGAGCCCGAAGGCCGGCCCGTCCGGCGGAAACAGCCGCTTGCCGGGCCCGAGCACGAGCGGGTAGACCCACAGGTTCAGCACGTCGAAGAGGCCCGCGCGCACCAGGCTGCGGGCGAAGGCGATGCTGCCGACCACGTGCACCTCCTCGTGCCGCTCGCGCAGCGCCGCGACCTCGGCCGCCAGATCCGCCCCGATCAGGTGCGAGTTCGCCCACGGCAGCGAGGGTGTTCCGCGCGAAGCGACGTACTTCGGGATCGCGGTGAACCGCTCGGCGATCTCGGCCGCGGGCCCCTCGTACTGCGGCCAGTACCCGGCGAAGATGTCGTACGTGCGCCGGCCGAGCAGCAGGGCGTCCATCCGGCGGATGCCGGCCATCACGCGCTCCCCCACTGCGGCGTCGTCGACCGGCGCCTGCCAGCCGCCGTAAGCGAAACCGCCGTCCGGATCCTCAGCGCGGGTTCCGGGGGACTGCGCGACGCCGTCGAGGCTGCTGAACAGATCGATGTGGATGAGGCCCGCCATCGGGAGTCCTCTCGGTCAGGCCGCCGCGGCAGCGGGGGCGATATGGAAGGTCGTGGCGAAGCGGCCCAGCAGCGCCGCGTCGCCGCGCGGCACACGCACGACTCCGCGGGCGAGCGCGTCGGCGGGGGCGAGTTCGCCGGAGATGATGCCGCGGATGCCCGGTCCCGCGACGATGACGGCATCCGCCGCAGGCTCGTCGGCCCCGGCATCCGCCGTCGCTGCGAGGCCCGCGTCTCCTGCACCCCCTGCCACACCGGCATCCAGGCGCCGTACTGCGAGCGCGACGCCATCGACGCGCGCACGCAGGCCGACATCACCCACGTGCAAGTCGTATCCGGTCGCCGGCAGGGCGGCGGCGGCATCCGGACGGAACGCGGTGCGCAGCGCCATCGTCAGGGAATCTGCGGTGACGACGTCGTCGGGCTCGGGCTCTCCCATCGCCGCGAACCCCCAGCGCCCGAGCGCCAGCACGATGGGCTCGAGCTCGCGGCCGTACGGGGTGAGGTCGTACACGAGCCCCCGGTGCGACAGCGGAACCCGGCGCACCACCCCGGCGTCCTGCAGCTCTTTCAGACGCGCCGCGAGGATGTTCGTCGGAATCCGGGGCAGACCGGCCTTGAGATCGGTGTACCGGCGCGGCCCCACCAGCAGGTCACGGACGATCAGCAACGCCCACCGCTCGCCGATCAGCTCGACGGCGGTGGTGACACCGCAGTACTGGCCGTAGCTTCGGGCGGCCACCTACGACTGCGCCTGATCGGCGAACGCGCCCGGGCCCTGCTCCGAGGCGACGGGGTCCATGTAGAAGAAACTCAGCACGTTGCCGTCGGGGTCCTCCAGGTCCCGCGAGTACATGAACCCGAGGTCCTCCGGCTCGCGGGGCTCGGTGCCTCCGGCCGCCAGGCCCGTGGCCATCACGGCATCCACGTCGTCGTTCGAGGGCCGGGCGAGCGCCACCATCACCTGCGCGGTCGTGGCCGGATCGGCGACCGGCTTGTCGGTGAAGGTCGCGAAGAACTCCCGCGTCAGCATCATGAAGTAGACGCCGTCGCCCCAGGAGACGCAGACGGCGTTCTCGTCGCTGAACAGCGGATTGATCGTCGCCCCCAGCGCGGTGTAGAAGGCCTTGCAGCGGTCGAGATCGGCCGTGGGCAGATTGACGAAGATGTCGGTCATGGCGTGCTCCCTTGCAGGCCGCCGCGAGGGCGGATGCCGGTAGCTTGTTAAAAGCAAGCGAACTTGTCAAGAGCCCCCGTCGTGGGCGCGAATACTCACTCGGCGCCGCGAATACTCACTCGAGGGCGCGAATACTCACTCGGCGGCGGGGTCCGTCGTGCGGGGGATGCCGCGACGGCGCGGTCCCCGTACGTTGGAACGATGAGCACGACCCCGCCCGCCGCCCCGACCCGCCGGCATCCACCGACCGCAGCCGAGCTGCGCACCGACGTGTGGCTCGCCGTAGGCCTGCTCGTGGGTGCCGTGATCAGTTCGTGGCTCGGACAGGTCGCGGGTTTCTTCGGCGACGAAACCCCGGGGCTCGGCTGGGCGCTGGTGTACTCGGCGGGCGTGACGATGCCGCTGGCGCTGCGCCGCCGCCACCCCGAAATCGTCCTGATCGTCGTCGCGATCGCCTTCTTCGCCGGGGCGACCTTCCACATCCCCGACCTCTACGTCGGCCAGGTCTCGCTGTTCGTGGCGATGTACACCGTCGGCGCCTGGGTCGACGACCGCCGCCGGGCGACCGTCGTGCGCGTGGTCGTCGTGGTCGCAATGTTCGTCTGGCTGCTGGTGACCATGTTCCAGACGGCCACCGATCCCTCCGGCGACGGCCCATCGACCGCAGGCGCCTTCTCGCCGATGGCGGCGTACATGGTGATCCAGTTCGTGATCAACGTCTTCTATTTCGGCGGCGCCTACTACCTGGGCGACCGCGCGTACGCGACGGCGCTGGCGTGGACGGCCCTCGAGGAGCGCACCGCCGAACTCGAGCGCGAGCGGGAGCTCACCGCCGCCCAGGCCGTCGCCCTCGACCGGGTGCGCATCGCCCGCGAGCTGCACGACGTCGTCGCCCACCACGTCTCGGCGATGGGCGTGCAGGCCGGCGCCGCGCGGATGGTGCTCCAGCGCGACCCCGCCGCCGCGCGCACCGCCCTCGGCGGCGTGGAGGCATCCGCTCGATCAGCACTGGAGGAACTGCGCCAGCTGCTCGAGACGCTCCGCACCCCGGATGCCGCGGCCGCGCCGGCCGACTCGACCGTGCGGCTGTCGGCGCTCGCCGACATCGTCGCGCACGCCAACGACAACGGCCTGCCCACGACCTTCACGGTCATCGGCCAGCCCGTCGAGCCGTCGGAGCTCACGCAGGTGAACCTCTACCGCATCGCGCAGGAGGCCCTCACCAACGCCCGCCGCCACGCCGGTCCGGGCGCGACCGCCGATGTACGGCTGCGCTACGACGCGGATGCCGTCGAACTCGAGATCACCAACACCGGGCGCGTGCGCGCCGACCGGCCGGGGCTGGGTCTCGTGGGCATGCGGGAGCGGGCGGCGGCCTCGGGCGGCACGCTCGAAGCCGGGCCACGCCCGCGCGGCGGCTTCATCGTGCGGGCGCGGATTCCGCTCCGCGCGGCGGTGCCCGCGTGAGCGGCGCCGCGACCCGCGTGCTGCTCGTCGACGACCACGCGGTCATGCGGGCCGGGTTCCGGATGATCCTGGATGCCGCGGGCATCGACGTCGTCGGCGAGGCGGCGACCGGGGTCGAGGCGGTGGCCGCGGCATCCGCGCTTGTGCCGGACGTCATCTGCATGGACGTGCAGATGCCCGACATGGACGGCATCGAGGCGACGCGGCGCATCGTCGCCGACCCCGCCGTCTCGGCCGCCGTCGTGATCGTGACGACCTTCGACCGGGACGACTACCTGTTCCAGGCGCTCGCGGCGGGAGCCAGCGGGTTCCTGCTGAAGAACGCCGGACCGGAGGAGCTCGTGACCGCGGTGCGCGTCGCCGCCGCAGGCGATGCGCTGCTCGCGCCGGAGGTGACACGGCGGGTGATCGAGCGCTTCGCCTCCGGAGGCGTGGCGCCGGCAGCCGTGTCCGACGGCGCCGGCCGCGAGCGGGAGACCGATCCGTCGGCCACCGCGCCGACGGCATCCGGGGTGCACATCGACCTCACCGATCGCGAGACGGAGGTGCTGCGGCTGCTGGCGCGTGCGCAGAGCAACGCCGAGATCGCGCAGCAGCTCTACATCGGCGAGGCGACGGTGAAGACCCACGTGTCGAACGTGCTGCAGAAGCTCGGGGCCCGCGACCGCGTCGCGGCGGTGGTCTACGCCCACACGCACGGGCTCGTCTGAACGGCCGCGCCCGCCCACGCCCACGCCCCGGCCCGCACCCGGTGCCGGTGCCGGGGCCGGGGCTTCGCCCCCTGCGTCAGACCGCTACGGGCACCGGGGCGTAGCGCTCGATGAGGGCCATGAACGCCTGCAGGTACGCGGCGAGGAACGCCGCCGTCTCGTCGTTGGTGACCTCGCCGTTGTCGGTGAACAAGCCCGGCACGGACTGCACGTAGCCCTCCGGCTGACCGAGCGTCGGCGCGTTGAAGTGGCTGAGGATCGCCTTCAGGTGCTGCTGCGCGGCTGCGGTGGCGATGCCGCCGCCCGAGGTGCCGATGACGGCGGTGGGCTTGCCGTCGAACGAGCCCTGACCGTAGGGACGGGCCGCCCAGTCCAGCGCGTTCTTCAGCACGCCGGGGATCGAACGGCTGTACTCGGGGGTGACGATGATCACGCCGTCGACGCGGTCGATGGCGTCCTTGAACTCGCGCGCCGCCGGCGGCATGTCGTTCTCGATGTCAACGGAGAAGAACGGCAGGTCGGCGATCGGGATCTCCACGAGCGTGGCGCCCTCGGGCGCCAGACGCTCCAGCGCGGTGGCGAGGCGGCGGTTGATCGACGTCGACGAGAGGCTGCCGACGATGTAGCCGATGGTGCGATCGGTCATGGGATGTCTCCTGAGTCTTCTCCGTGGTCGCCGCATGTCCGCGACCCTCGCACAGACCAACCGGGGCCCCGCCATATCTATTCCGACGCATACATCTCTGCCCAGCCCGGGCCGCCTCCTCCCCCGCAGGGGGGAGACCCCGGCCCGCGTCCACACCGCAGAACCCACCCGTGGGGGGAGGTCGCCGATCGACAGGATGCGTAGCGTCGAGGTATCGACTGAGGAGGAGCTTCATGCTCGAACTGACCGGGATCACCAAGAGCTACGGCGGACGCCGTGTGCTCGACGACGTCGGGTTCACCGTCGCCCCCGGGCGGCTGACCGGCTTCGTCGGCGGCAACGGCGCCGGCAAGACCACGACGATGCGCATCATCCTGGGCGTACTGGCGAAGGATGCCGGCACGGTCACCCTCAACGGTACGCCCGTCACTGCGGCCGACCGCCGTCGCTTCGGCTACATGCCCGAGGAGCGCGGCCTCTACCCGAAGATGAAGGTGCTCGAGCACATCGTCTACCTCGCCCGTCTGCACGGGTTCTCGAAGGCGGATGCCACGACCCGCGCGACCGCCCTGCTCGAGGAGCTGGGCCTCGGCGAGCGCCTGAACGACAACGTCGAGACCCTGTCGCTCGGCAACCAGCAGCGCGCGCAGATCGCCGCCGCCCTCGTGCACGACCCGCAGGTGCTGATCCTCGACGAGCCGTTCTCGGGCCTGGACCCCCTCGCCGTCGACGTCGTCGCCAGCGTGCTGCAGGCCCGCGCCGCCCAGGGCGCCGCGGTGCTGTTCTCCTCGCACCAGCTCGACGTGGTCGAGCGCCTCTGCGACGACCTCGTGATCATCGCCGGCGGCACGATCCGCGCTGCGGGCTCTCGCGACGACCTGCGCGCCGCGCACTCCACCCGCCGGTTCGAGCTGGTCTCCGCCGGCGACGCGGGATGGCTGCGCGACGAGCCCGGCATCACGGTGCTGGAGTTCGACGGCGGTTACGCCCTCTTCGACGCCGATTCCGACGACACCGTGCAGACGGTGCTGCGCCGCGCGGTCGCCGCCGGCGACGTGGCCAGCTTCGCCCCGCGGCATCCGTCCCTCGCCCAGATCTTCAAGGAGGTCATCCAGTGAACACCGCCCCCTCCTTCGTCCAGAGCACCTGGCTCGTCGCCGAGCGCGAGATCGGATCGAAGCTGCGCAGCAAGGCGTTTCTGATCTCCACCGGCATCCTGTTCGTCATCGCCCTCGCCGGCGTGCTGTGGGGCGGGTTCACCGCTCAGCAGGACAGCCGCACTCCCGTGGCCGTGACCGGCGAGACCGCGCAGATCGTCGCGCCCCTGGACGGCATGCTCGACATCACCGAAGTGGGCTCGGCGGACAAGGCCCGCGAGCTCGTCCGCGACGGCGAGGTCGACGCGGCCCTCATCCCCGGCGGCGAGGGTGGATTCGACTTCACGGTCGTCGGAGACGACGCCGTGCCCTCCACTCTGATGTCGGCCCTGAGCGTGTCGCCGCCGGTGGAGCTGCTGCAGACCGAGCCCGCCGACGACGACGGCCTGATGCGCTACATCATCTCGCTCCTCTTCGGAGCGGTGTTCCTCATGGCCGCGACCACCTTCGGCTCGACCATCTCGCAGAGCGTGGTGGAGGAGAAGGCGACGCGCGTCGTGGAGCTGCTGATCTCGGCCGTCCCCACCCGGGCGCTGCTGGCGGGCAAGGTGATCGGCAACACGGTGCTCGCGATGGGGCAGATCATCGGCCTGGCCGCCGTCGCGGTGATCGGACTCACGGTCACGGGACAGGCCGAGCTGCTGTCGGGCCTGGGCGCACCGCTGGTGTGGTTCGCGGTGTTCTTCCTCTTCGGCTTCGTCCTGCTGGCGTCGCTGTTCGCCGCGGCTGCCGCGATGGTCTCCCGCCAGGAGGACATCGGCTCGACCACCACGCCGCTGACCCTGCTCGTCATGGTGCCGTACTTCGTGGCGATCTTCTTCAACGACAACCCCACCGTCATGACGATCATGTCGTACGTGCCGTTCTCGGCCCCGGTCGGGATGCCGGTGCGCATCTTCTTCGGCGACGCGCAGTGGTGGGAGCCCCTCGTCTCGCTGGCGATCCTGCTCGTCACGTGCGTCGGCGCGATCTGGGTGGGCGCGAAGATCTACGAGAACTCGATCCTGCGGATGGGCGCCCGCGTGCACCTCAAGGAGGCGCTGAAGGGCTGACACCCTCGGCCCGTTCCGAAGCGGAAGCGGATGCCGCGATCTCGGCCGACCGGCCGGGTCGCGGCATCCGTCGTTTCAGGCGCCTGCTTTCGTTGCACAGCCCGCAGAGGCGGCGCAACCCACTCGCTCCGCGATGGCCCCGCGATACGGTGAGGGAACCTGGTGAGAGGCGGTTGCGCATGCGTGCGTGGATTCAAAGGTCGGCAGCGATCGCGGTGGTGACGCTGGGTCTCGGCATGGTGGCTCCTCCGGCCTCGGCTTCCCCCGAGCCGATGCTCTCCGCCATGCCGATGCCGACGACAGTCTCGGACGACGGCATCCCCGGCCCCACGCAGACCTCGGAACCCACGCCGACGCCCGACGCGACAGAGCAGCCCACGGCCCCGGAACCCGAGACGACGACTCCTGCCCCGGCGCCCGCGCCGACGACTCCCGCCCCGGCGCCCGAGCCGCACGGCGACGAGACGCCGACTCCCGACGAGCACACCGACCCCGAGGATCACACCTCGCACGGGCCGACCATGCCGCTGACCGTCGAGCCGTGGGACGAGCCGCTGCCGATGCCGCAGCAGAACCTCATGCGGGCGATGGCGGTGCCCGAGTGGCACCTGCCGTTCGAAGGCGGTGTCCGCTGGTCGGCCGGTGGGCCGCACCGCGACAGCGACGGCGCCGCATGGGGCGCCGTGGACTTCTCCCCCGGCTCCAGCGCGAACAAGCGCGTCGTGTCCATCGCCGACGGACGCGTCTACCGTGTCACCTGCCCCGCCGGGTGGTTCCTGGGCGTCGACCACGGCGGCGGCTGGCGCTCGGAGTACTACCACCTCGCGAATGCCCAGGAACACCTCATCGGCCAGTGGGTCCCGGTCGGCACGTACCTCGGCGAGGCGGCGTCCACCCTCCCCTGCGGCGGGTCCTCGACCGGGCCTCACGTGCACCTGTCGATCCTCTTCGGCGACCCGCCCCAGCCCGGCGCCGGCGTTCAGCGCCCCTACTACCCCGTGGACGGCATGCGCTTCGGAAACTACCGGGTGCGTAACGGCTCTGCCACCTACCAGGGCCGCTGGGAGGACCTGTCAGGACGGACCGTCATCAACAACTACGGATGCTGCCTGACCTCGACCACGCCTGCGCCCGCGCGCTTCACTTCGACACCGGTACCGACGATCGGCGGATCCTCGGGTGTGGGCGGGGTGCTGACGGCATCCGCCGGCACCTGGCAGCCGGCCGCGACGCTGCAATACCAGTGGCGACGCGATGGCGCCTCCATTCCGGGGGCCACGGGGCAGAGCTACCAGGTGACGAAGGACGACCGCGGGGCGAACATCACGGTGGCCGTGACGGGAACCCGTGCCGGCCACTGGCCTGCGACCGTCAGCAGCGGCTGGATCACAATCCCCACGCCCGTCGTGCGCCAGGCGGGTGCGTCACGCTACGAGACGTCCGCCGCCGTCTCCGCCGCCACGTACGCCCCCGGCATCGACATCGTCTACCTCGCGAGCGGCCAGGTGTTCCCCGACGCCCTCTCGGCCGCGGCCGCCGCCGGAGCGTCCGGCGCTCCGGTGCTGCTCACCGAGCCCCACGACATCCCGGCCGCGATCGCCGCAGAGCTGCAGCGGCTGAAGCCGAAGCAGATCGTGATCGTGGGTGGCACCGCGGCGATCCACGACACCGTGGCCGAGAGGGCGGCCGCGCTCACCGCTGGGCCCGTCGTCCGACTCGACGGGGAAACGCGCTTCCACACATCGGCGATGGTCTCATCGTCGACATTCGCGGCCGGCACCACCGACGCCTACATCGCCGCAGGCGGCGACTTTGCCGACGCCCTGAGCGCCGCGGCCGCCGCGGGCGCCGCCGACGCCCCCGTGCTCTTGACCGGGCGCTCAGA from Microbacterium sp. zg-Y625 includes these protein-coding regions:
- a CDS encoding cell wall-binding repeat-containing protein — translated: MRAWIQRSAAIAVVTLGLGMVAPPASASPEPMLSAMPMPTTVSDDGIPGPTQTSEPTPTPDATEQPTAPEPETTTPAPAPAPTTPAPAPEPHGDETPTPDEHTDPEDHTSHGPTMPLTVEPWDEPLPMPQQNLMRAMAVPEWHLPFEGGVRWSAGGPHRDSDGAAWGAVDFSPGSSANKRVVSIADGRVYRVTCPAGWFLGVDHGGGWRSEYYHLANAQEHLIGQWVPVGTYLGEAASTLPCGGSSTGPHVHLSILFGDPPQPGAGVQRPYYPVDGMRFGNYRVRNGSATYQGRWEDLSGRTVINNYGCCLTSTTPAPARFTSTPVPTIGGSSGVGGVLTASAGTWQPAATLQYQWRRDGASIPGATGQSYQVTKDDRGANITVAVTGTRAGHWPATVSSGWITIPTPVVRQAGASRYETSAAVSAATYAPGIDIVYLASGQVFPDALSAAAAAGASGAPVLLTEPHDIPAAIAAELQRLKPKQIVIVGGTAAIHDTVAERAAALTAGPVVRLDGETRFHTSAMVSSSTFAAGTTDAYIAAGGDFADALSAAAAAGAADAPVLLTGRSELPEVVAEELARLAPQRIVIVGGPAAVDDSVRAELAAYADEVVRLAGDDRFATAEAVAAATATPGGTIYLASGLDFADALSAAAVAGASASPVLLVRPDYLPAPTAAAITRLQPPRIIVVGGTAAVPRAVERAAAALAP